The region ttaaaatgtgagtCAGTGATTACGTAAAAGCTACAGCCTTCCAATCTACCATTACAATGTGGGTAGGTTGTTGGGAGAGGGGTGTGACTCCTCATCATTGTTAGCAGATAACCCAGAGTAAATATCCTGGTGTCCTCTGCAACAGtcttgttcttgttgttgtctttgtgcAAATCTTAACATCGGGCTATGCTGATTTATACACTTGCAATATATTGATAGAAAAAATATCTAATGGTCAGAGGAAGAAGCATTCCAACATGATAGTTCATCCTACCACAGGCAGACAAAAGTGAAGTACCAACTTTCTctgcttcattttttaaaattcaatcTAATATAGATTGATTAACGAAGGGTACAAGGTATTTGTGACTGAACAGAACAGGGCTTGTTTACAGGACGAACAGGTCATGGCAGGACTTGGACCTGAGTCGGAATGCCACCTGCTTGTTATTCTTGGCCACTATTTTGTCCAGAAAGCGCTTGGCTTTCTTGGGCAGGCTCTCCCTCCTCTTGTTCAGCCCCTCACGTCGGGCATTCGCCTCCTTGCTATCGTGCCTGAGACGCAGCTGCCGGACAGTGCCATTAAACATGTTCCACACATTATGCTGCATTGCTGCCGACGTCTCTATGAACTTGCAGTCGAACACCACTGCACATGCTCTTCCCTCTGCAAGGAGAAAGATAGGTGTAGCTCAGTCACCCCATCCAAAACGGGGTGGCTCCCATTACATTATCATTATAGTAGTGCAGCACTATATTTTACTGGGTTCACCAAAAAATACTGAGAACATAGATCTGTTTCTTAGTGGACAAAAACTAGCACTTTGTATGGAGACCAACAAGGCTGATGAAAATTCTATCCAGAATCAATTCAATTTTGTCATAATGCTGCATTATACTGGGCATCAAACTTCAAAAACAattttgcttttgaattgtCCTTCCTAAAAACATGGAAACATGGAAACTTCAAACATCCAACTTACCATTGATAGACACTTCTCTGCACCGCACAAGATCACACTTGTTTCCCACTAAAATAATCGGGACATCCTCTGACTGCCTGACCCTGCGCAACTGAATGCGCAGCTCGGACGCCTTTTCGAAGCTGGCTCTGTCCGTTATCGAATACACGATTAGGTAGGCGTCGCCCGCGTGCATGCACTGGTCCTGGCTCCATTTACTTTCATCCTGAGGGTACAGTCAAGAACACGTGCTATTTTTCAAAGGTTCCATTCAGtttccacaattttatattcttgAGGGCAAAGGTTTGTATTATAAAGCTACATTTAAATCGCTTAAAATAGCTTGTGGGTTTTTAGATTCaggaatttgaaatgaaatgaaaaaaaacatgtatttcaaataggTATCAGATGGACATAATTCTAACGTTTTCTATGGTTTTATACACAATGCTACAATTTATTAAGTCTTATAAAAGGGTCTCACCTGAGGGTCCCAAGTGTCCAGTAAAGTGAGGGTAGCAGTTTCACCGTCAACTGTCATCGTTTGCTCACACACTTCTCCTTTAAAAGAAGAACACATTGGCTTTGTTTGAGAGTTCCAGCCAcagcatttattattttgcaagtTATTTCGCACAACAGCGCGACGCTGACAGTCTAGCTAATCACCTCCATACAGGTCGCAGTCGCTGACCATGCTGTCTGCCGCACCCGCGAAAATGCTTGCTAGCGCCGACTTTCCGACACCGTTTTCTCCGATCAGTACCACATTGTAAAGGTTGTTGCTAGAGTCCATGGAAATGACAGAGTCCTCTGAATCCGAGGACCAGCTCCCTCTGCACGAGTTGCCAGCGGAGTTATTGTATGACTTGGAGCGCGCGATGCCAGATGCAAGCTCGCTGTTTGTAAGGTGGCTCGCATCCGCGGAAATGCTCCAGCGATGCAGCTGGTGCTGCAGACGCAAACTGTGCCGCCGCATGCTGAGAAGAAGGGACATCTCTCAgctgaatgacaaaaaaacaagttgttcattattatcatttttagtagtagtagtagtagtagtagtagtagtagtagtagtagcctagtattattatttgcaaaatgaaaacatccaTGTCTTATACAAGTAAATTATTGAAAACATCTTGTTCTCCAGCTGTTATAAAATGATTTATCTGTCCCGTATATCGATAAACCACTTGCTTCATATAAGTGTAACTTTTGTTTCCCGGGAGAAACCAGAACTGCATTAGCCTATACGTGATACGTCGTTATTTCATAGCCTACatgtctctctctatatattGTAGCAAATAGAAATACGACATTATATGATTATTTTGGTGCAGTAAAAGATGATGCTTCAGCCTACAGTGGAAACGGGACCTCAATTAAAAGTCACAACAAAAAACCTGATCAAAATAATAGCACATGACAAAACTAAATTTATCGGCTACTGCGATAAATTACCCACTCACaatagagggaaaaaaagcgCTCTTACATTTCGCGGTCAAAGTACAACCGATTGGCTCTGGAAGTGGAGCGAAGTGTGTGGACTCCTAAGCTTCTTTCTCTTTCCGCTAATAATCTCAACTAAATCGCTATTTGCGTCTAATGCGCTTTCGGCTCGCATGGTTTATATAAAGTGCGCTTCAAATCCGATAGGGCTGTCGTCACTCTGCCCTCCCTCCTCAGCAACAGAATGGAGAACGGGGGCTACTTTCCCTGCAGGGGAAGACAatctgtttttcttgttttgcagTTACCCTCGTCCTTAATCAAGagtttatataaattatatgaatattaatattattcctGAGAAGCAATTAAGGagttattaatttcatttttggattATATGTTTAAATGGCGTAACTAATAGCTGGTGTCACGTTTGATTCAATGACTGCAGAAAAGGACCAGAAATAATGAGCAAAATCAAA is a window of Conger conger chromosome 1, fConCon1.1, whole genome shotgun sequence DNA encoding:
- the gem gene encoding GTP-binding protein GEM, with amino-acid sequence MSLLLSMRRHSLRLQHQLHRWSISADASHLTNSELASGIARSKSYNNSAGNSCRGSWSSDSEDSVISMDSSNNLYNVVLIGENGVGKSALASIFAGAADSMVSDCDLYGGEVCEQTMTVDGETATLTLLDTWDPQDESKWSQDQCMHAGDAYLIVYSITDRASFEKASELRIQLRRVRQSEDVPIILVGNKCDLVRCREVSINEGRACAVVFDCKFIETSAAMQHNVWNMFNGTVRQLRLRHDSKEANARREGLNKRRESLPKKAKRFLDKIVAKNNKQVAFRLRSKSCHDLFVL